ttaaaataaaaaaagttgcCGTGGGGAAAATGATACAATAGAATTCGTCGATGATCCTTGACCCGCATAAGGTAGGTATAACATGAGTGATCCAGAGAAGCTTTCGACTTGTCGCAGTCAAACGTTTTGTCATTCATTACGAAACTGATAACAGATGTTCTCTTGTGGTCTGTATATCAGCACATGGATGGTGGTGAACACAAAAACTCAATGCGCAGATTCATCGATCCAAAGACGAAAAAACATTTTCCGGATGCCAGAATTAAACATGCACCacaacaaaattgaaaaatgatgaattgaAATTCTTTTTATATTAACACGATAATTCTTATTTTACTCCAACTCCTCTTCTACATTAAGAGGAAAGGAATAGACCCGAAAGGGTCGACGAGAATCAGAAAGGACTAAATCATCACTAAGCTTGATGGGTGTCTTTCAAAAAAGTTTGAATAAAACTGCAAGTACAGGAGATTTCATTCCTAGGGATGGCAATTGATCGACGCCCGTCCCACGCCGCAGGGCTAATGGGACTGGATGGTAGGGGAAATTTTTTTCCCCATTAAAAAATGGGATGGGGAGCGGGAGAGTATACCCCCACTCCATTCCTTGCTGTGCCacctgttaaaaaaaattaaatatatatgtgtgtgtataaaaTTGGGGAGCGGGAAAGTATACCCCCACTCCATTCCCTGTTGTGCCACCTgttaaagaaaattaaatatatatatatgtgtgtgtataaaattagttacaaactcgtaataatgatattattagttataagtattatataatttatattagtatatataatataattgatattatcaattatattaataattatacatgcgtactaatagaaattattaattagttatactaaatttactgatatatttatactaaattcttaattatacttaatacaataacacttttttctcaaaaaaaaaatcaataatgaCTTGTGATTATATTTGTCTCTAAAGTAAAAACTTAATTACTTTAATTTTATTTGTCTCATAATgttgttggattgtattcaaataacttttatttgattgtttttatatatttcaattgtgaaattatatgaacaatgacttgatgatgtgttgatatttaaATACTTAATTTTTACTAAAATTTGACTACAAcaaaattatataatacattTTTATTAATCTCGCcgaaaaagtgaaaaggaatGGAGACGGGAGGGGAGATTGGTACCTGCACCCAAGGATGTCCCTCCCCGTTTGCCAACTCAGCTGAAATATCCAGACGTGGGGTGATATGAATACATTGTATTGACGGCTCGACTTTGTCAAATTCATGGAACCTATTTGATACACGTAACGATAGACCGTACACTTGGATTCTTTATTCGAATTTAAGGGAATCATGTCCAACATTTGTGACCAACCCTTGTCAACTTGTTCTTCAAGGAGAGCATCCGAGTGCCCACTTTGGACCCTGCTACTTTGTAATGCACTACCTAGGATTTTTCACACTATATACTACAATAATATCCTTCATGTTATTAGTGTTTTAGCAAATCTAATTCCCATTTCGATTTTCCTTGCCTGTAAATGTTGCTCGTGGTCTAGCTTGGTTGATGGAGAACTGGGGTAAGCATTTTAAATGGATGTAGGTTTGGTCAGTCCTAAAAAAAATCTTGGGAGAAGTTTGTATTTTATCACCTTATGTCTTGAGTAGTATCAAAGATGAAAGTCAGTGAAATATCTGTTTGATTGAAAAAGTATGATTCATATAACGATGCATTACTCCAATCACCTTATATCTTGAGTAGTATTGTAACTTAGGCCTGTTATCATCTAATTAATCCTGCTTTTCCTGTTGTCCCGCCTACACCAACAAAAGTTAATCCTCAGAATATGCTTCACTACTTGAGTAGATATATGGTCTTACCATGGAATTTTGTGCCTTGTTTGGAAGTAaagttttttaccaagtttgtctgctacaagttttttaaaaactttagctacagtaacctcaaaaattttttcaaagtttttaaactatacacttcaaaatattaaaaaaaaaatacacttcaaaaatttttttaaaaacttctacagtaaaattttagacaaacatccaaaaaactcaccttccaaACGGGCCGTTAATACATGTGATAATTGTGTCATTCTGGTATAACTTTAGAGTGGAAGAAAGTTGCTTCCACCCACATTTAACTCGGTTCAGGTTGATTCTGTCTAGTTCGATCTAATTATTGTGATTCATAACTTTTGGTGTAAATTCGTACAACTTTAATTTAACTGTGAATTAGTTGTACGAGTGGATAACATTCACAGTTATACCAAAATTGTACCATTTTAcaccaaatgttttaaaaattacataattGGATGGAATTGAACAGAAGTTCAACCGGACAGGCTCCGAATGGTCGAACCATATTTAGCTACCCTTTTCGGAGCTAGCGGCCCCAATTATGAACGCAAGTATTCTTATTTTGTGAAGGAAGAATAAGAACAACTAAAAACTTGTAAGAAGGGAAAACAAAGAGAACGAAATGTGTTACTTTGTGAAAAGGCTCAACTAGGAAGACTGTGAATTAAAAGTACCTTTAGTGGATCGGATGTATATTTtttatggaaaatttttttgagattttttaaGGTTAATCTTTTTTATACAATGTTGCTGTATAAATTTTTAACACTAGTAGATTTATGTCATACAACAtaatatgaattcaaatttgaatttcaaatcatGCACATGTGACATACATCCAAAACTGCTAGTGTAATAAAATCACCACACCGTCAGTGCATAAAAAGTTAATCCATtttttaaatacattttttagctaccttttaatttttttcattcaaattttTATCTATCATACAGCATATCACAAACAgtattattaataaatgaagaaagacagttcaaaaaaattgaaaaaagattTTTTGCAAATAATCTTCACTCCAAATACAATTAGATATATTAATTTGGCGTAGGCTCACTTCTATCTATGTCTCCTCGTTTTTGGACTGTGGTCCAATTAACGGTCAAAGCCCATAAAGccaatgggtttgtttggattgggttttatttcctcaaatttatttgcttacatcatcattataatttccaatacacctttttaccttcccaattacctttttatctcacatacatcacatcacaaaaaatgctacagtaaaaatatctctaataattcactTCTATATGGATTGGATTTTTGACGGCTGCTTGGAGATTAGGCTCTATCGAGGCGTCGTAGGAGGAAGATTTCGGGGTAAGGTCAGATCCATTTCCGTAACgctaaagaaaaaaataaataaataaaattccaGTTTCTATTAGAAAAACTTTATCTAGATTTGGACTAACTGCTTGACAAACCGGCTTAAAATTCCACTTTGCATCCTTTAACTTGTATACTTTTTTCACTTTGCACACCATTTTAATTTTGGACACATTGCATCCTCAACTATTGAATTTGAATCTACCCTATTTCAATCCAATTGATAACTCCATcaccaaaattaacaaaataaaagaCATTTTGGTCACAATGCACAAGTCATTTTGGTCAAAGGGGGGCAACCTTCCCTCCACAAAAATTTCATCATCTTGTACGGACATAAAAGTCATACTCGCTCATCGTGTGCATTGTCTTTTATTCTATTAATTTTGATGATGGAATTATCAATTGGACCGAAATGTGATAAATCCAATAGTAAAGGGTGTACTGTGTTCAAAATTAGAATTAGAGGTGCAAAGTGAGAAAAAGTGTACAAGTTGGGGTTAAAAAGTGGAATTAAGCCTAACAAACCTAATAGTTTGGGAGGTTTGGATTGGCGTGGTAAGGTGGGAGAAATTATCCTAAATACAAGACTATCcactcacccaaaaaaaaaaaagtttgtctTTATCCAATGGAGTACTGCTAATTGAACAAATAAGAATCTCAAAATATTAATTGTATTTGATATAAAACTAGTGAGCTCGAGAACATTTTTATTTGTCTACTAGGCTTGCCAAATTATTGATTTGACTGTGATAAAATTCTTAGAAAAATTTTATCTTAATTTTATCATTAAGAAATCACATCATCAATAGGAAAATTCTATTTATCTCATGATTGATTAGGTGCAATGGGGAGTTCTCAGCATAGAACTTTGTACGAGGCTACTGCTTTAGGTAATGTCCATCTGAAGGTGCTGGTAACATTTCTAAAATCTCAACGAAGTACTAATTAAGGGAAAACTAGgagttagaaaagaaaaaaaaggtccTCAAATCCTTTGAATCACCTTTCAAATCCTGGTATGAATTTTCCATGTCAACTGTTACAGTTTTTTCAGGGCAAAGACGCCTCCCTTGTACAGCTTATCCCCACCTTCTGCTGGTGAGTGGTTGAGATTCATAGCTGATGGCCTTGTCATATCATCCATCGTTTTGGAAGCCACTACTGTCTCGGCATTCCAATACCAGGGTTGAAGGTAAGGTGAAGAAATAGATGGAGAATATGAAGAGGGATGTAGCATTATTGATCCCCAGTCTCTTTCTCCAGGCTTTGGTTCCTTTATCCTCCTCCTGATTAACAAGCTTCCCACgtcttcttttttcatttccGATATGCTTCTCAATACTGATAAGCAGATAAGAAGTACAAAAACTGCATCTTCTTCAGGCAGTACCTCCACTGCCGGTAGCTTCCAATTTAGAAGAGCAGTTGCTTTTCCAGTTGGCAACTCCTCTGAGAACCGGACCAGTGTTATAAatccatcttcttcttcttcttcttcttctacttcttCGTCATCCGTATCGTTTGGTTTTTTGCAGATAGAAGAGTCTGAGGCTGATGATGACTTCTTGACTTGATACTGCATCTTCCTCCCTTTCAGCAACCTTACCTAGAGTACACAGTTGTGATTTGTTATTTTGCATCGTTTGATAAATGCATGTTCTAGAAAATTGATCTTCAAAAATAGGGAATAAAACTGTAGGCTGTACCATCCTGTCAGTAGGTTCCTTGTTTCTTATGACAAAATTGAAGCCTGAACTGGATGTTGGAGACCCCCAACGTATTAATAGTTCATTTCCTGTTGAGATGTTCCATGAAGCTTGCCACTCCTCAGGTGGTTCTTGAGGTGTTGCAGTGCCTACAACTTTCTCTGCACTAGATGACAATTGCATGTAAAATAAGCACGGAGGTTGAGAGGGAAACAGCATAACTGAAGAACCAAAACAGGTGGAAGCAGTGAGAAAGAGCTACATTAAAGCACATACCAGGGGCTTTGCCAATCGAACTAGCAACGTAGGACCAAGAACCTTCACGAATCTCTATGATCCTGTCCTCCCATTTAACAGCTGAAGGTGTTTCGCCTCCTCTCCTCCAAAATCCTCCTCCCATCCTGGATCATTCTTAATCATTTGAAACTCAGAATATTGAATAAAGCAGACACTAATAAATGACTTCTTTCCGATAGCAATTACCTCATTCGGATGACAAAACACTCTCTTCCTGCATGGTCAAGGACAGTGCGAGACAACCACCGACCAGCCTGAGGCCGATACTCATTCATTCTAAGTATTACATCTGATATCATTGCTCCTGAATCATCTGTGACCCGGTCTGGGACGCATTTCAACAAGTAGGGTGCTTGAACAGGTGGAGTGATTGAAGCATCTGCTTTAACTACTTGATCAATTTCTTTTGACCAAGTTAGAGAGCGTGCACGCAATAAATCATTCCAAAGAAATGCAATGCTACATTGCAGGTTACTTCCTTTAAAGCAACGGCCACCTCTCTGACGAAGTTCAAGTATCGCTCCCTTTGTGCCAAACTCACAGTACAGATGCCAAGCTTTACGCCATGATTCTGATCTAAAGTCTAACAATGGTTTATCTAATTTGAGTTCCTTATGGCATCTAGCCATCCGGAGACGTAGAAATTCATTTGACATCTGTCTCTTCATTGCTCTTGTCTCTCTACTTAGCTTCACGGATATGCAGAACTGCACAGCAGGATAATGGAGCAGTAAGGTGACTTTCACAACTTCCAATACTCCCCATTGGGCTTCCCCCAACCCAAGAAAGAAAATCGGAACACAAAGTTCTACGATATTTTCTGTAAAAGTTAATTGCACTTATATTCTCTAACATATCTCATTACATCTTATTCCTATGCAGTCATGCAGTTGTTTATGTTTTAAGCATTGAATCAATCAGAACAAGATTTAAGTGAACCGAGCATTCAGCATCTTCCTATTGAGTGAATTGAGTGAACCATCAACAGCAAAATATCAAAAATCTTTTGGATTCTTAATAGCTGATGAATGAAAAGATGCCAATGGTTTCTGAAAAGCAAGTCAGAAGAACCTAAAATTAGTTCCTTTGTAGATGTTACACAAATTAGAGTGGCAGTTAatctcaaaaatcaaaattgtgCCATTGACATCCTTCGAAGCCTAATGTAAGTAGAGAATCACAAGCTTTTTTCTGCATTAAAAAGATCCAATTTTGGGGTTTCACCATAATTAGATACTTTGAAGAGGGGATATGAAGTTCAGCTAGCAAGTTAATCCTAAGTTAATTAAATAAGAAAACATGATTGTCCTAAGAGTGTtcctttgtatttatttcatatCTCTAAGTTGGAAAGAGCCAACAACTGACACCAATGGTAAACTACTTGGTACTTCTCTGTAAGACAAAGAAAGGCTTAATGACAAGGGCTACTGTACTTTCTTAGGCAGATGATGCCAATTGGAACATGAACATATAGTGCATAATTTCACATTTTTGGGGGGGAAGGAAAAAGTGAAGAGAGTAACTGTTAACCTATTCTGTCTCAAGATGTACAAGTTGCTAGAAGATTAGAAGAACTACCACGAGTGAATACACCTTAAAGGCTAGATGTACATGAGACTCATTCGAATGGAATTTCAACATGTCAAGACGAGTCCAAAGATTCCTTTTAGATGTTTGTAAATTACTACTTATCAGAGTCAATATATGTCAAGGAGTTGAATACAGTTACCATTTGTTGCA
This portion of the Coffea arabica cultivar ET-39 chromosome 2e, Coffea Arabica ET-39 HiFi, whole genome shotgun sequence genome encodes:
- the LOC113732906 gene encoding uncharacterized protein isoform X2; the encoded protein is MSVSDDVGSIRSLSQISEEETVKLSVDLVAAARHNLGFLRLVDDSDWLHQKPSILESIRRYDQLWMPLISDLAVGSTPPMVLPPLDVEWIWFCHTLNPVSYREYCKSRFSKLIGKAAIFDEENEEYALNRCKEIWEYRYPSEPFESEFELNLEKPCVINEDLLDQVSKQRYLYTIFNEPYRSEVVYLIAARQSYKGFLYSLNRISERCSLLVPPSDVLLMWLTHQVHGAWDDVNVKEGAIEEAKNMWEEIFDRPYEKAGGSAIGRAVHVKPPFYWDASDTDVNTKYRSLVPRFLLEFCISVKLSRETRAMKRQMSNEFLRLRMARCHKELKLDKPLLDFRSESWRKAWHLYCEFGTKGAILELRQRGGRCFKGSNLQCSIAFLWNDLLRARSLTWSKEIDQVVKADASITPPVQAPYLLKCVPDRVTDDSGAMISDVILRMNEYRPQAGRWLSRTVLDHAGRECFVIRMRMGGGFWRRGGETPSAVKWEDRIIEIREGSWSYVASSIGKAPEKVVGTATPQEPPEEWQASWNISTGNELLIRWGSPTSSSGFNFVIRNKEPTDRMVRLLKGRKMQYQVKKSSSASDSSICKKPNDTDDEEVEEEEEEEDGFITLVRFSEELPTGKATALLNWKLPAVEVLPEEDAVFVLLICLSVLRSISEMKKEDVGSLLIRRRIKEPKPGERDWGSIMLHPSSYSPSISSPYLQPWYWNAETVVASKTMDDMTRPSAMNLNHSPAEGGDKLYKGGVFALKKL
- the LOC113732906 gene encoding uncharacterized protein isoform X1; translation: MSVSDDVGSIRSLSQISEEETVKLSVDLVAAARHNLGFLRLVDDSDWLHQKPSILESIRRYDQLWMPLISDLAVGSTPPMVLPPLDVEWIWFCHTLNPVSYREYCKSRFSKLIGKAAIFDEENEEYALNRCKEIWEYRYPSEPFESEFELNLEKPCVINEDLLDQVSKQRYLYTIFNEPYRSEVVYLIAARQSYKGFLYSLNRISERCSLLVPPSDVLLMWLTHQSYPTVYAQDTKELEGHIEKVHGAWDDVNVKEGAIEEAKNMWEEIFDRPYEKAGGSAIGRAVHVKPPFYWDASDTDVNTKYRSLVPRFLLEFCISVKLSRETRAMKRQMSNEFLRLRMARCHKELKLDKPLLDFRSESWRKAWHLYCEFGTKGAILELRQRGGRCFKGSNLQCSIAFLWNDLLRARSLTWSKEIDQVVKADASITPPVQAPYLLKCVPDRVTDDSGAMISDVILRMNEYRPQAGRWLSRTVLDHAGRECFVIRMRMGGGFWRRGGETPSAVKWEDRIIEIREGSWSYVASSIGKAPEKVVGTATPQEPPEEWQASWNISTGNELLIRWGSPTSSSGFNFVIRNKEPTDRMVRLLKGRKMQYQVKKSSSASDSSICKKPNDTDDEEVEEEEEEEDGFITLVRFSEELPTGKATALLNWKLPAVEVLPEEDAVFVLLICLSVLRSISEMKKEDVGSLLIRRRIKEPKPGERDWGSIMLHPSSYSPSISSPYLQPWYWNAETVVASKTMDDMTRPSAMNLNHSPAEGGDKLYKGGVFALKKL